A genome region from Bacteroides stercoris ATCC 43183 includes the following:
- a CDS encoding ion transporter, which produces MKLYILIQRFLGRKYVHYFVLFFILISIAAIIGSSYEEMAAYRLPLFGVTYVSSFVFLVEYIARILSAPALYPGRKAVKARLKYTFSFYGFVDFVAVLPCILTYIYWDTEVVHVIILPYIFIIFKLIRHSRSFRIIGRALSAVKEELETAYTASFITICFSAILMYYIERGAQPEVFKNIGDGIWWAIITFATVGYGDIYPVTPLGKLLGCIICLVGVAMVAIPTGIISSSFINIIQKKEKEISK; this is translated from the coding sequence ATGAAACTCTATATATTGATACAGCGATTTTTAGGGAGAAAGTATGTACATTATTTCGTACTTTTCTTTATCCTTATCTCCATTGCAGCAATCATCGGAAGTTCGTATGAGGAAATGGCCGCATACAGGTTGCCTCTATTCGGAGTGACCTATGTATCCTCTTTCGTATTTTTAGTGGAGTACATAGCCCGTATCTTATCTGCACCGGCACTTTATCCCGGCAGAAAGGCTGTGAAAGCACGTCTGAAATACACATTCTCTTTCTATGGATTTGTAGATTTCGTAGCTGTGCTACCTTGTATCCTTACCTATATATATTGGGATACGGAAGTGGTGCATGTCATCATCCTGCCTTATATTTTTATCATTTTCAAACTGATACGGCACTCTCGTTCTTTCCGGATTATCGGCCGGGCGCTCTCAGCCGTAAAAGAGGAACTTGAAACTGCATATACTGCAAGTTTCATCACTATCTGCTTTTCAGCCATCCTCATGTATTATATCGAAAGAGGTGCTCAGCCCGAAGTTTTCAAAAATATCGGAGACGGAATATGGTGGGCTATCATCACGTTTGCCACCGTAGGTTACGGAGACATTTATCCGGTTACGCCTTTAGGGAAGTTGCTGGGATGTATCATCTGCCTGGTAGGCGTGGCGATGGTAGCCATTCCTACCGGTATCATCAGTTCTTCTTTTATCAACATTATACAAAAAAAAGAAAAGGAAATTTCAAAATAA
- a CDS encoding porin family protein, giving the protein MKKSVLTVLFALFCTMSFAQLSFNVKAGLNLSSYIGDNSDHSKFKPGVRLGVGMEYQFTDIISLQPSLFFSQKGAKYSEGYEGIVDADADVKINQLYLELPINVQFRFNIANNTNLVVATGPYLACGVGGKAKFDGEASIGNVGINADEKIDTFGDDGLGYNRFDAGWNIGLGVEFGQILVGLDTQLGFCKIMDGNAPHNANIGITVGYKF; this is encoded by the coding sequence ATGAAAAAAAGTGTTTTAACCGTTTTATTTGCGCTGTTTTGCACGATGAGTTTTGCGCAATTGTCTTTCAATGTAAAAGCCGGTCTTAACCTCAGCAGCTATATCGGCGACAACTCGGATCACTCCAAATTCAAACCCGGAGTACGTCTTGGTGTCGGAATGGAATATCAGTTCACCGACATCATTTCCTTGCAACCCTCACTGTTTTTCTCGCAGAAAGGTGCAAAGTATTCGGAAGGATACGAAGGTATCGTGGATGCTGATGCAGATGTAAAAATCAACCAGCTTTATCTGGAACTCCCCATCAATGTACAATTCCGCTTCAACATTGCAAACAACACCAACTTAGTGGTTGCGACAGGACCATATCTTGCCTGTGGTGTAGGTGGAAAAGCTAAATTCGACGGCGAGGCCTCCATTGGTAATGTCGGTATAAATGCTGACGAGAAAATTGACACATTCGGTGATGACGGACTTGGATACAACCGATTTGATGCAGGATGGAACATCGGACTAGGTGTAGAATTCGGACAAATTCTGGTAGGGCTTGACACCCAACTCGGATTTTGCAAGATCATGGATGGAAATGCCCCACACAATGCGAATATAGGTATTACCGTAGGATACAAATTTTAA
- a CDS encoding pyridoxal phosphate-dependent aminotransferase encodes MKNTPIARELIDKTIENFHITDFAKATIREVKAIAAKAEADSGVEFIKMEMGVPGLPPSSVGVKAEIESLQKGIASLYPDINGLPALKEEASRFIKAFVNVDVAPEGCVPVTGSMQGTFASFLTCSQCDEKKDTILFIDPGFPVQKQQLVVMGQKYETFDVYDYRGCKLKEKLESYLKKGNISAIVYSNPNNPSWICLKEEELRIIGELATRYDVIVLEDLAYFAMDFRQDLSKPFHAPYQPSVAHYTDHYILLISGSKAFSYAGQRIGVSCISDKLYHRAYPGLTQRYGGGTFGTVFIHRVLYALSSGTSHSAQYALAAMLKAANEGKYNFLDEVKVYGERARRLKEIFLRHGFHLVYDNDLGEPVADGFYFTIGYPGMSSGELAKELMYYGVSAISLVTTGSHQEGLRACTSFIQDHQYAQLDERMAVFAENHPVR; translated from the coding sequence ATGAAAAATACCCCTATTGCACGTGAACTAATCGATAAAACCATCGAAAATTTTCATATTACTGATTTTGCAAAAGCCACTATCCGCGAAGTAAAAGCTATTGCAGCAAAAGCAGAAGCGGACTCCGGTGTGGAATTTATAAAAATGGAAATGGGAGTTCCCGGACTACCACCCTCCTCCGTAGGTGTAAAGGCAGAAATTGAATCGCTACAAAAAGGAATAGCAAGCCTGTATCCGGATATTAACGGCTTGCCTGCATTGAAAGAAGAAGCATCCCGCTTTATCAAGGCATTCGTCAATGTAGACGTAGCGCCGGAAGGATGCGTACCCGTTACAGGTTCCATGCAAGGAACTTTTGCCTCTTTCCTTACATGCAGCCAATGTGACGAGAAAAAAGACACAATCCTGTTTATCGACCCCGGTTTTCCCGTACAAAAGCAACAATTGGTTGTAATGGGACAAAAATATGAAACTTTCGATGTGTATGACTATCGTGGCTGCAAACTGAAAGAAAAGCTGGAAAGCTATCTCAAAAAAGGCAATATATCCGCCATTGTCTACTCCAATCCGAACAACCCCAGCTGGATATGCCTGAAAGAAGAGGAACTGCGTATCATCGGCGAACTTGCCACCCGGTATGATGTAATCGTACTGGAAGACCTTGCCTATTTCGCCATGGACTTCCGTCAGGACTTAAGCAAACCGTTCCATGCGCCCTACCAACCATCCGTAGCCCATTACACTGACCATTACATACTGCTTATATCCGGTTCCAAAGCATTCAGCTATGCAGGACAACGCATCGGGGTAAGCTGCATCTCGGACAAACTTTATCATCGGGCATATCCGGGACTGACACAACGTTACGGCGGCGGTACATTCGGCACAGTATTTATCCATCGTGTCCTGTACGCCCTTTCTTCCGGAACCAGCCACTCGGCGCAATACGCACTTGCAGCCATGCTGAAAGCCGCCAATGAAGGCAAATACAACTTCCTGGATGAAGTAAAAGTATATGGCGAACGTGCACGGCGACTGAAAGAGATTTTCCTGCGTCATGGTTTCCATCTGGTATACGACAACGACCTCGGAGAGCCTGTAGCCGACGGATTTTACTTTACCATCGGTTATCCGGGCATGAGTAGCGGTGAACTTGCCAAAGAGCTGATGTACTACGGAGTAAGCGCTATCTCACTGGTAACTACCGGAAGCCATCAGGAAGGATTGCGAGCCTGTACCTCATTCATCCAAGACCATCAATACGCCCAATTGGACGAACGCATGGCCGTCTTTGCAGAAAATCATCCTGTCAGATAG
- a CDS encoding YqgE/AlgH family protein produces MYTNADIFKIETNHIVPTRGKVLISEPFLCDYMFGRSVVLLADHTQDGTMGLVMNKPLPLFLNDLLSEINCREDIPIYKGGPMSTDTLFYLHTLENITDSLPIADGLYLNGDFTAIKQFITEGNSIKGRIRFFLGYSGWEPGQLKKEIEENTWLVDKADIPSLMDEKACRNLWKDALSKLGGKYEMWSRFPQIPTLN; encoded by the coding sequence ATGTATACCAATGCAGACATATTCAAAATAGAAACTAACCATATAGTTCCTACACGAGGAAAAGTTCTTATTTCCGAACCTTTTCTGTGCGACTATATGTTCGGGCGGTCTGTTGTTTTACTGGCAGACCATACGCAAGACGGAACCATGGGACTTGTAATGAACAAGCCGTTACCTCTGTTTCTGAATGATTTACTAAGCGAAATCAACTGTCGGGAAGATATTCCTATCTATAAAGGCGGACCGATGAGCACCGATACCCTTTTCTATTTGCACACATTGGAAAATATAACAGACTCGCTCCCCATAGCCGATGGGCTCTACCTGAACGGTGACTTCACCGCTATCAAGCAATTTATAACAGAGGGTAATTCCATCAAAGGAAGAATACGTTTCTTTCTCGGTTATTCGGGCTGGGAACCCGGACAACTGAAAAAGGAAATAGAAGAAAATACCTGGCTGGTGGACAAAGCGGATATTCCTTCGCTCATGGATGAAAAAGCCTGCAGAAACTTGTGGAAAGATGCACTTAGCAAACTTGGCGGCAAATACGAAATGTGGTCACGTTTTCCGCAAATCCCCACTTTGAACTGA
- a CDS encoding GNAT family N-acetyltransferase yields MKPSYFVSERVRLRAMEPEDLEIMYAMENDPQTWDVTNFSVPYSKYVLRQYMENSQCDMFADRQLRMMIVRREDDAVVGTIDITDFAPMHSRGEVGIAIRKEYQGNGYASDALRLLCDYAFGFLFLKQLVVHVAADNEASLRLFGSCGFVQCGLLKEWWFAGGKFKDVVLMQCIRLDSVGRVG; encoded by the coding sequence ATGAAACCTTCTTATTTTGTAAGTGAGCGTGTGCGTCTTCGGGCTATGGAGCCGGAGGATTTGGAGATAATGTATGCCATGGAGAATGACCCGCAAACGTGGGATGTCACGAACTTTTCGGTACCGTATTCCAAGTATGTGCTGAGGCAATACATGGAAAATTCGCAATGTGATATGTTTGCCGACCGTCAGCTCCGCATGATGATAGTACGTCGCGAGGATGATGCCGTGGTGGGCACTATTGACATTACGGATTTTGCACCGATGCATTCCCGCGGTGAGGTGGGGATTGCGATACGGAAAGAGTATCAGGGTAATGGGTACGCTTCCGATGCCTTGAGACTTTTGTGCGATTATGCCTTCGGCTTTTTATTTCTGAAACAGTTGGTTGTGCATGTGGCTGCCGACAATGAAGCGAGCTTGCGCTTGTTCGGCTCTTGCGGCTTTGTACAATGCGGACTGCTGAAGGAATGGTGGTTTGCAGGCGGCAAATTTAAGGACGTTGTCTTGATGCAATGTATTCGCCTTGATAGTGTGGGGCGGGTAGGATAG
- the recR gene encoding recombination mediator RecR — translation MNGQYPSTLLEKAVNEFAKLPGIGRKTAMRLVLHLLRQDTAAVEAFGNAIVTLKHEVKYCKVCHNISDTETCRICSNPQRDSSVICVVENIRDVMAVEATQQFRGLYHVLGGVISPMDGIGPGDLEIESLVQRVAAGGIKEVVFALSTTMEGDTTNFYIYRKLEKLGVKLSVIARGISVGDELEYADEVTLGRSIVNRTPFTGAV, via the coding sequence ATGAATGGACAATATCCCTCGACATTGCTGGAAAAAGCGGTGAATGAGTTTGCCAAACTGCCGGGTATAGGCAGGAAAACGGCCATGAGACTGGTGCTTCATCTGCTGCGTCAGGATACGGCGGCGGTGGAGGCTTTCGGCAATGCCATCGTTACGTTGAAGCATGAAGTGAAATACTGCAAGGTGTGTCATAATATTTCTGATACGGAGACTTGCCGCATCTGTTCCAACCCTCAGCGCGACTCTTCCGTTATTTGTGTAGTGGAGAATATACGCGACGTGATGGCGGTGGAAGCGACGCAGCAATTCCGCGGGCTTTACCATGTGCTGGGCGGGGTGATTTCACCGATGGACGGAATAGGCCCCGGCGACCTGGAGATAGAGAGTCTGGTGCAGAGGGTGGCTGCAGGTGGCATTAAGGAAGTTGTGTTTGCCCTCAGTACCACCATGGAAGGCGATACGACCAACTTTTATATTTACCGCAAACTGGAGAAGCTGGGAGTAAAGCTGTCCGTGATAGCGCGCGGCATCTCTGTGGGAGACGAACTGGAATATGCGGACGAGGTGACGCTTGGACGCAGCATTGTAAACCGTACTCCGTTTACAGGTGCGGTGTGA
- the yihA gene encoding ribosome biogenesis GTP-binding protein YihA/YsxC has translation MEITSAEFVISNTDVKKCPGGTFPEYAFIGRSNVGKSSLINMLTGRKGLAMTSATPGKTMLINHFLINKNWYIVDLPGYGYAKRGQKGQEQIQRIIETYILQREQMTCLFVLVDSRHEPQAIDLAFIEWLGENGVPFAIVFTKADKLKGGRINSNIRHYLEKLREQWEELPPHFITSSENRMGRDELLGYIEQINKEINSKS, from the coding sequence ATGGAGATAACAAGCGCCGAATTCGTCATCAGCAATACAGACGTTAAAAAATGCCCCGGCGGGACATTCCCCGAATACGCCTTCATCGGACGTTCCAACGTTGGAAAATCCAGCCTCATCAACATGCTGACGGGGCGTAAAGGACTCGCCATGACGTCCGCAACTCCGGGAAAGACCATGCTCATCAATCACTTCCTGATTAATAAAAACTGGTACATCGTCGACCTTCCGGGCTACGGCTATGCCAAGCGCGGACAGAAAGGCCAGGAACAGATTCAGCGCATCATAGAGACCTACATTCTGCAACGCGAGCAGATGACCTGCCTCTTTGTCCTCGTCGACAGCCGCCACGAACCGCAAGCCATAGACCTCGCTTTCATAGAATGGCTGGGCGAGAACGGAGTGCCTTTTGCCATCGTTTTCACCAAAGCCGACAAGCTGAAAGGCGGCAGGATAAACAGCAACATCCGCCACTACCTGGAGAAGCTGCGTGAACAATGGGAGGAACTTCCGCCCCATTTCATCACATCTTCCGAGAACCGTATGGGACGTGATGAACTCCTGGGTTACATCGAACAAATCAATAAAGAAATTAATTCCAAATCATAA
- a CDS encoding DUF4923 family protein gives MKRFVFWQILIAALLMAPDSQAQSLKDLLNKENIEKAVNAITGKSTASMEGTWTYAGSAIEFESDNLLQKAGGAVAANAAENKLNEQLARVGIKEGQMSFTFNADSTFTAKVGAKSIKGTYSYDASTQNASLKFMKLIPLNAKINCTSANMDLLFNSDKLLKLITLISSKSNNSTLKTIGSLANSYDGMMLGFALKKE, from the coding sequence ATGAAAAGATTTGTTTTTTGGCAAATACTCATTGCCGCATTGCTGATGGCTCCCGACAGCCAGGCACAATCTCTGAAAGACTTATTGAACAAAGAAAACATCGAGAAGGCAGTAAATGCCATAACCGGTAAAAGCACCGCCAGCATGGAAGGGACATGGACGTATGCCGGTTCTGCTATCGAATTCGAATCGGACAACCTGCTGCAAAAGGCCGGCGGTGCGGTAGCCGCCAATGCTGCCGAAAACAAGCTGAACGAACAATTGGCCAGGGTAGGCATCAAGGAAGGACAAATGTCTTTCACTTTCAATGCAGACAGCACCTTCACAGCCAAAGTTGGCGCAAAAAGCATAAAAGGAACTTACTCCTACGATGCTTCCACACAGAATGCAAGTCTGAAATTCATGAAGCTGATCCCGCTTAATGCCAAAATAAACTGTACATCCGCCAATATGGACCTGCTGTTCAATTCGGACAAACTCTTAAAGCTGATTACCCTGATTTCCAGCAAGAGCAACAATAGCACCCTTAAAACAATCGGATCGCTGGCAAACAGCTACGATGGTATGATGCTGGGATTTGCCTTGAAAAAGGAATAA
- the nspC gene encoding carboxynorspermidine decarboxylase, with translation MTDKDFDLFPSPCYIMEEELLRKNLTLIKSVADRAGVEIILAFKSFAMWRSFPIFREYVEHSTASSVYEARLALEEFGSRAHTYSPAYTEADFPEIMRCSSHITFNSLAQFRRFYPMIQAAGQDISCGIRVNPEYSEVETELYNPCAPGTRFGVMAEQLPDVLPQGIDGFHCHCHCESSSYELERTLEHLEAKFSRWFPQIKWLNLGGGHLMTRKDYDVEHLIRLLRGLKERYPHLRIILEPGSAFTWQTGVLASEVVDIVENRGIRTAILNVSFTCHMPDCLEMPYQPAVRGAEMGDGGAYVYRLGGNSCLSGDYMGLWSFDHELQIGERIIFEDMIHYTMVKTNMFNGIHHPAIAMWTKEGKAEIFRKFSYEDYRNRMS, from the coding sequence ATGACAGACAAAGATTTCGACCTTTTCCCTTCTCCCTGTTATATCATGGAGGAAGAACTGTTGAGGAAGAACCTCACATTGATAAAGAGCGTTGCCGACCGGGCAGGCGTAGAGATTATCCTTGCTTTCAAGTCCTTTGCCATGTGGCGTTCGTTTCCCATATTCCGTGAGTATGTGGAGCATTCTACGGCAAGCTCCGTATACGAGGCACGCCTGGCGTTGGAGGAATTCGGCAGCAGGGCGCATACATACTCTCCGGCATATACGGAAGCCGACTTTCCGGAAATCATGCGATGCAGCAGTCACATCACATTCAATTCGCTGGCTCAGTTCCGGCGTTTTTATCCCATGATTCAGGCGGCCGGGCAGGATATATCCTGCGGCATACGCGTCAATCCGGAGTATTCGGAAGTGGAAACGGAACTGTATAACCCTTGTGCTCCCGGCACCCGTTTCGGTGTAATGGCCGAACAGCTTCCCGATGTGCTGCCGCAAGGCATCGACGGGTTTCACTGCCACTGCCATTGCGAGTCGTCCTCGTACGAGCTGGAACGTACGCTGGAGCATCTGGAGGCGAAGTTCTCCCGCTGGTTTCCGCAAATAAAGTGGCTGAATCTGGGTGGCGGGCATTTGATGACCCGTAAGGACTACGATGTGGAGCATCTGATTCGCCTGCTCCGCGGATTGAAAGAGCGTTATCCCCATTTGCGCATTATCCTGGAACCCGGTTCGGCATTTACCTGGCAGACGGGAGTGTTGGCTTCCGAAGTTGTGGACATTGTGGAAAACCGCGGCATCCGTACCGCAATCCTGAATGTCAGCTTCACCTGCCACATGCCCGATTGCCTGGAAATGCCCTACCAGCCTGCCGTCCGGGGTGCCGAAATGGGTGACGGCGGTGCGTACGTCTACCGGTTGGGCGGCAATTCCTGCCTGAGCGGCGATTATATGGGGTTGTGGAGCTTTGACCACGAACTGCAAATCGGTGAGAGAATCATCTTTGAAGACATGATACATTACACCATGGTGAAGACGAATATGTTCAACGGAATCCATCATCCTGCCATTGCCATGTGGACAAAAGAGGGAAAAGCTGAGATATTCAGAAAATTTTCTTACGAAGATTATCGCAACCGAATGAGTTGA
- a CDS encoding ATP-dependent helicase has translation MSDYIQELNEGQRAAVLYNDGPSLVIAGAGSGKTRVLTYKIAYLLENGYRPWDILALTFTNKAAREMKERIARQVGAERARHLWMGTFHSIFLRILHAEAAQIGFTPKFTVYDTADSKSLLRSIIKEMGLDEKVYKPGTVQARISNAKNHLVSPAGYANNKEAYESDSAAKMPAIRDIYRRYWERCRQADAMDFDDLLFYTFLLFRDRPEVLARYRSQFRYILVDEYQDTNFAQHSIVLQLAKEHQHVCVVGDDAQSIYSFRGADIDNILYFTKVYPGTKVFKLEQNYRSTQTIVSAANSLIEKNQRQIRKEVFSEKDKGEPIGVYQAYSDVEEGDIVINKIAELRRQENYVYSDFAILYRTNAQSRVFEEAMRKRSMPYRIYGGLSFYQRKEIKDVIAYFRLTVNPNDEEAFKRIINYPARGIGDTTVNKITAAATSHNVSLWTVLCEPLTYGVNINKGTAGKLQDFRCLIAGFIESVAEKNAYELGTEIIRQSGIIADVCQDNSPENLSRKENIEELANGMSDFCAQRLEEGNANTTLSDFLSEVSLLTDQDSDKDGDDEKITLMTVHSAKGLEFKNVFVVGMEENLFPSGMAGDSPRALEEERRLFYVAITRAEDHCFLTYAKSRYRYGKMEFGNPSRFLKDIDVRFLKLPQDAGLVRKVDEYAASFRRENRENFVSAMYGKRDGGARPRQEIIAPTVPRNLKRVTPSMGTASAASHSSAAAGGNAVLPGQFIEHERFGLGEVLKVEGEGDNAKATIRFKNAGDKQLLLRFARFKVIG, from the coding sequence ATGTCCGATTACATACAAGAACTGAATGAGGGACAGCGTGCTGCGGTGCTCTACAACGACGGCCCGTCACTGGTGATAGCCGGCGCCGGTTCGGGAAAAACCCGTGTGCTGACCTACAAAATAGCTTATCTGCTGGAGAACGGTTACCGCCCCTGGGATATTCTTGCGCTTACCTTTACCAATAAGGCGGCCCGTGAAATGAAAGAACGTATCGCCCGGCAGGTAGGTGCGGAACGTGCCCGTCACCTTTGGATGGGGACATTCCACTCCATATTCCTGCGCATCCTGCATGCGGAAGCCGCGCAGATCGGATTTACCCCGAAATTCACCGTCTATGATACGGCAGACAGCAAAAGCCTGTTGCGCTCAATCATCAAGGAGATGGGATTGGACGAGAAAGTGTATAAACCGGGTACGGTGCAGGCACGTATCTCCAATGCCAAGAACCACCTCGTGTCTCCTGCGGGTTATGCCAACAACAAAGAAGCCTACGAAAGCGATAGTGCGGCCAAGATGCCTGCCATACGCGATATTTACCGCCGCTACTGGGAGCGTTGCCGGCAGGCGGATGCCATGGATTTCGACGATTTGCTGTTCTATACCTTCCTGCTTTTCCGCGACCGTCCGGAGGTGCTTGCACGCTATCGGTCGCAGTTCCGCTATATTCTGGTGGACGAGTACCAGGACACCAACTTTGCCCAGCACAGCATTGTGCTTCAGTTGGCAAAAGAGCATCAGCACGTCTGTGTGGTGGGCGATGACGCGCAAAGCATCTACTCCTTCCGGGGAGCCGACATCGACAATATCCTGTATTTCACAAAGGTATATCCGGGTACGAAGGTCTTTAAGCTGGAACAGAACTACCGCTCCACCCAAACCATCGTTTCTGCCGCCAACAGCCTGATAGAGAAGAACCAGCGGCAAATTCGCAAGGAAGTCTTTTCGGAGAAAGATAAGGGAGAACCCATCGGAGTGTATCAGGCATACAGCGATGTGGAGGAGGGCGATATTGTAATCAACAAGATAGCCGAACTGCGCCGGCAGGAGAATTACGTCTATTCCGATTTTGCCATACTCTATCGCACCAACGCGCAGAGCCGTGTCTTTGAGGAAGCCATGCGCAAGCGCAGCATGCCGTATCGCATTTACGGCGGACTGTCTTTCTATCAGCGCAAGGAAATAAAAGATGTAATTGCCTACTTCCGTCTCACGGTCAATCCGAATGATGAAGAAGCCTTCAAGCGTATCATCAACTACCCGGCACGCGGGATAGGCGACACTACCGTAAATAAAATCACGGCTGCCGCCACCAGCCACAATGTAAGCCTGTGGACCGTGCTCTGCGAACCGCTGACCTACGGGGTGAACATCAATAAAGGAACGGCGGGCAAGTTGCAGGATTTTCGCTGTTTGATAGCCGGATTTATCGAGAGCGTTGCCGAAAAGAACGCCTACGAGCTTGGTACGGAGATAATCCGGCAGTCGGGCATTATTGCTGATGTCTGCCAGGACAACTCGCCCGAGAACCTCAGCCGCAAGGAGAATATCGAAGAGCTTGCAAACGGTATGAGCGACTTCTGTGCACAACGGCTGGAAGAGGGGAATGCCAATACCACGCTGAGTGATTTCCTTTCGGAAGTGTCCCTGCTTACCGACCAGGATTCGGACAAGGACGGAGACGATGAAAAGATAACGTTGATGACCGTGCACTCCGCCAAGGGGCTGGAGTTTAAAAATGTCTTTGTGGTGGGCATGGAAGAAAACCTGTTTCCGAGCGGTATGGCGGGCGACTCTCCCAGGGCGTTGGAAGAGGAGCGCCGTTTGTTCTACGTAGCCATCACCCGTGCGGAAGACCATTGTTTCCTTACTTATGCCAAAAGCCGTTACCGTTACGGGAAGATGGAGTTTGGAAATCCCAGCCGCTTTTTGAAAGATATAGATGTGCGTTTCCTTAAGCTGCCGCAAGATGCCGGATTGGTGCGCAAGGTAGATGAGTATGCCGCATCTTTCCGCAGGGAGAACAGAGAGAATTTCGTTTCCGCCATGTATGGAAAACGTGATGGAGGAGCTCGTCCCCGGCAGGAAATCATTGCCCCGACCGTTCCCCGCAACTTAAAGCGGGTGACGCCTTCCATGGGAACAGCTTCTGCCGCTTCCCATTCGTCGGCAGCCGCAGGCGGGAACGCTGTGCTGCCGGGGCAGTTTATCGAACACGAACGTTTCGGCCTGGGCGAAGTGCTGAAAGTGGAAGGTGAGGGCGACAACGCAAAAGCCACCATCCGTTTTAAAAATGCGGGCGACAAGCAACTTCTTCTGCGTTTTGCGCGTTTCAAAGTGATAGGATAG
- a CDS encoding superoxide dismutase, with translation MNTLLMSLTIMIMTHEMPKLPYAHNALEPVISQQTIDYHYGKHLQTYVNNLNNLVPGTEYENKDLVTIVATAPDGAVFNNAGQVLNHTLYFLQFAPKPSQSEPTGKLAEAIKRDFGSFENFKKEFNAAAVGLFGSGWAWLSVDKNGKLHITKEANGSNPVRAGLTPLLGFDVWEHAYYLDYQNKRADHVNALWSIVDWEAVGKRMK, from the coding sequence ATGAATACGTTATTAATGTCTTTAACAATAATGATTATGACACATGAAATGCCTAAACTTCCTTACGCACACAACGCGCTGGAACCTGTAATCAGTCAGCAAACAATAGATTACCATTACGGTAAGCACCTGCAAACGTACGTAAACAACCTGAACAACCTTGTTCCGGGCACGGAGTACGAAAACAAAGACCTGGTTACTATCGTAGCCACCGCACCCGACGGCGCCGTATTCAACAATGCCGGACAGGTACTGAACCATACATTGTACTTCCTGCAATTCGCACCGAAACCGTCGCAAAGCGAACCTACCGGGAAACTGGCGGAAGCCATCAAACGCGACTTCGGCAGTTTCGAGAATTTCAAGAAGGAATTCAACGCGGCAGCAGTCGGACTGTTCGGTTCGGGCTGGGCATGGCTGTCTGTTGATAAGAACGGCAAGCTGCACATCACCAAAGAAGCGAACGGAAGCAATCCCGTACGCGCAGGACTGACCCCGCTGCTGGGCTTCGATGTTTGGGAACATGCCTACTACCTGGATTATCAGAACAAACGCGCCGACCACGTCAATGCCCTCTGGAGCATAGTAGACTGGGAAGCGGTGGGTAAACGGATGAAATAA